In the Nocardioides marmotae genome, CGTCGGTGACCCGGCCGGTGACCACGACGTCGGCGCCGGCGCCCAGGGCGGCGGCGATGCCGAAGCCGCCGAGGTAGGCGTTGGCGGTCAGCGCGCCCTCCGCGCCGATCGCAGGGCCGAGCGCGCGGACGTCGTCGCCCTCGACGTGGGCGACCGCGACGTCGAGGCCCAGGCCGCGGGCGATCTCGCGGACCTTGTCGGCCAGCCCGGCGGGGTTGAGCCCGCCGGCGTTGCTGACGATGCGGGTGCCGCGCTCGATCGCGAGGCCGAGGCAGTCCTCGAGCTGGCGCACGAAGGTCCGGGCGTAGCCCAGGGACGGGTCCTTCATCGTGTCCTTGCCCAGGATGAGCATGGTCAGCTCGGCGAGGTAGTCGCCGGTGAGCACGTCGAGCTGGCCACCTTCGAGCATCTCGCGCATCGCGGAGAGCCGGTCGCCGTAGAAGCCCGAGCAGTTGCCGATCCGGATCGGGCCGGTGGTGGGGGTCGGGTCAGCCACGGGGCCGCCTCCCCTCTCCCGGGGGCCCGGCGAAGCACTGGGCCACGTCCAGCCAGCGGTCGGCGTCGGCGCCGACGGCGACCAGGTCGGTGTCGGTGCGGTGCACGCGCTGGGTGACCAGGCGGCAGAAGTCCGCGGCCGAGCCGGTCACCGACTGCGCGGCGCCCTCGGGGCCCCAGGCCCAGGTCGCGTCGCCGGGCGCGGCCAGCTCGACGCGGAACTCCTCGGTGGGCGGCGTCAGGCCGCGGGTGGCGAAGGAGAAGTCGCGGGTGCGGACGCCGAGGTGCGCGACGTGGCGCACCCGGTCGGTCACGGTCGGCTCGAGGCCGAGCGCCTCGTGGACGTCGAGGGAGTGCGCCCAGGTCTCCATGTAGCGCGCGGTCGCCATCGAGGCGGCCGACATCGGCGGGCCGAACCACGGCATCTTCACCCCGGCCGGGAGGTCGCGCAGCACGCGGGCGAGCGCCACGCGGGCCGCGCCCCAGCGGGTCAACAGCGCCTGCGGGGCCAACCGGGCGATCTCGTGGGCGCCGGCGTCGACGAAGCCTTCGGGGTCGGCAGCGGCCTGCCCGACGAGCGCGGTCCAGGCGACCGTGGCGGTCTCGTCCCCGGCCGCGGACAGCGCGGAGAGCAGGGCCACCTCGTCGGTCCACACCAGGTGCGCCACCTGGGTCGCGACCGACCAGCCCGGCGCAGGGGTGGGTCGCGCCCAGCCGTCGGCGTCCAGGCCGCTCACGACGGCGGCGAGCTGGTCGCCCTCCGCGCGCAGGTCGGCCAGCAGGTCCTCGAGCAGGGTCATCGCTCCCCCTCCGTGTCACGGGCGTCGCGGGCGTCGCGGGCTCCCCCGGCCAGGGCCTCGTCGAGCGTGTCGGCCCACTGGTCGAGGATCCGGCGGCGCCGGCGCGCGTCGTCGGTGATCGTGTTGGCCAGGCCGAGGCCGCGGACCAGGTCGAGCGTGGCCTGCACCAGCTCGCGGACGCCCGGCCGGGACTCGTCGGCCCCGAGCAGCTCGACGGCCATCTGGTGGGTCTCGCGGCCGATCCGCTGCTCGAGCGGGGCGACGGCCTCGAGCAGCGTCTCGTCGGTGCGCGCGGCGACCCACAGCTCGAGGGCGGCGACGAAGAGCGGCGAGGCGAAGTGGTCCCCGAGCATGTGCAGCACGGCGCGGGTGCGCCGCCGGCCGGTCGGCAGGGCCGCGGCCGCGGCCGCGAGCTCCTCGCGGCGTACGTCGGAGAGGTGCTCGACGGCGGCGACGACCAGCGCGTTCTTGGTCGGGAAGTGGTGCAGCTGGGCGCCCCGGCTGACCCCGGCCCGCTCGCTGACCAGGGTCGTCGACGTGCCGCTGAAGCCGCGCTCGACCAGCAGCTCCACCGTCGCCTCGAGCAGGCGGGCCCGCATCGCGCGGGTCCGCTCCTCCTGGCTCAGGCGGGTGCTGCCGGACGGGGTGCTCACGACGTCAGCATGACGCTGCGGACCACAAACAGTCAAGCGTGACTGTTTGTTTGTGGCTGCTCACTCCCGCCCGGCCGCCTGTGTCAGTCGAGCCGCGCCGCCAGCGGGAGCCGGCTGCGGCTGGTCAGGGCCACGAGCCCGGCGCTCAGCAGCGGCAGCCCGACCACGATGACCGCCACCAGCAACCACGGGACGGCGAGGAAGTGGTCGGGCAGCGCGTCGCCGCCCGGCCCGTAGCCCGACCACTCGTTGCTGGTCAGGGGGTAGGCCGCCGCCACCCCCGGCACCGCGCCGACGACCGCTCCGAGCACCGCTCCCACCAGCCCGACGACCAGGGCGTACGCCGCGGCCACCGCCCGTCGGGTCCGCGGCGCCGCGCCCACCGCCGCCAGCGTCGCGAGGTCGGGCCGGGCGTCGGAGAGCGCGAGCGACGTCGCCGTCAGCGTGCCGCCCAGCATGAGCAGGCCGCCGAGCGCGCCGAGCACGACCATGAGGATCCAGGTGTCGTCGTCGGCGGCGAAGCCCCGCTCGACGTAGAGGTCGAGGTCGGGGTCGATCCCCGCGACCGCCTCGTCGACGTCCCGCTGCACGTCCTCGCTGACCGGCCCCTCGACCTGCAGCGAGACGGTGCCGACCTCGACCCCGGCCCGCTCCGCGAGCACGGGAGGCACGACGGCCTGGACGGGCGCGTCGAAGCCGCGCACCCGCACGAACGCCGCGGGCAGCTCCGCCCGGGTGACGACCCGCCCCCGGCCGCCGGCCATGGGGTGCTCGACGACCCGCAACCGGACCGACTCGGCCCGCACCGTGCGGCGGTCGGTGAGGACGGCGGCCCGGCCGGCCGCCAACGCGGCCTCGGCCCGGTCGAGCTCACCGGGCGCCAGCGCCTGGGCGACGAACGCGGGCACGGTGTCGTCGACCAGCAGGGAGGTCCCGGCGACGCCGCCGTACGCGGACAACAGGGAACCTCCACCGGACGCGCGCACCGCGACATCGCGGTAGAGGTCGCCCTCGACCACCTCGCTCACGCCGCGCGCGGGCCGCACCGCACCGGCGACCTCCGACTCGACCCGCTGCTGCACCCGTCGCCAGTCGGCGTCGCTGGTCAGGGGGCCCCGGACGATCCCGTCGCCCATCGCCAGCTGGGGGCTGTAGAGCGCCTCGCTCTGGGCGCGGTCGCTGGCGTTGGCGATGCCGAGGGCGACCACGCCCGCGACGGTCGCGGCGACCGCGGCGACGGCCGGGACCGTGCGGGTGCGGTGCCGGGCGGCGTCGCGCACGGCGTACCGCAGGACCAGCGGCAGGCCCCGGGAGACCCGGGCGAGCGCGGCGAGGACCACCGGCACGAGCAGCACCATGCCGAGGACGGTGGGGATCGCGGAGCCCGCGATCAGCAGCTCCCCGCCCGGGCCCTGGAGCGCGCCGAAGGCCGAGCCGGCTGCGCCGAGGCCGAGCAGCACCACGCCGAGCAGCGGGGAGCGGAGCGAGGGCTTCGGGTCGCCTCGACGGCCGGCCAGCACCGCGACGACGTCCTGGCGCGAGGCCAGCCAGGCCGGGACGACGGCGGCGAGCAGGGCGCTGACCAGGCCGAACGCCGCGACCCCGCCGACCTGGAGCCAGGGAACGTCGAACGGGCCGAGCCATTGGTCGGAGTAGGACTGGAGCACCCGCGCCGCGAGCGCCCCGGCCCCGAGCCCGAGGCCGACCCCGACCACGGCGCCGAGACCGCCGAGCACAAGCCCGCCGGCGAGCACGACGCGGCGGGCCTGGCGGGGGGTGCCGCCGGAGGCGGCGAGCAGGGCGAGGGTGCGCGCCTGGCGGCGCGCGCCGACGGCGAAGGCCGGGCCGGCGAGCAGCACCACCTCGATGAGGACCATGACCGCGACCAGCGCCACGATCGCCAGCCACACGTCGTCGGTGCCACCGGGGTAGCCGATCTCCTCGGGCACCGCGGAGGCCGGCGGCGGGTCCTCCAGGACGGCACGGCTGACCACGAGCGCGCCGAGGCCGTTGAGCGCCCGCACGTCGGACCAGGTGACCGGCCCCCCGCCGACCAGCCAGGACGTCGTCTCGGCCCGGGAGCCGACCAGGCCCGGGCCGGGGCCGACCAGGACCGGCGAGGTACGCCACGAGGTCGACTCCCCCAGGCCGACGACCTCGAAGCGGCCACCGTCGGCGAGCTCGACCTGCTCGCCGAGGCCGAAGCCCCGCTCGGCCAGCGCCCGGTTGACGACGACCTCGTCGGCCGCCCGCGGCAGGCGGCCGTCCTCGAGCCGGAACAGCCCCTCGGCCAACGGGTCGGCCAGGTCGACCTCGGAGGCCTCCGCGTCGAGCACGCCGCGCTCGGTGGTGACCGCGAGGCGGGCCTGCCGCCAGGGCAGCGCCGGGACGTCGCGGCCCAGGGCCTGCTCCATCTCCGCGACGCCCGGCGTCGGCGCGCCGCGCCCGCCGGTGGACCAGCTGGCCACGTCGTCCGGGTCGGGCGCCTGGTCCGCGCTCCGCGCGCCGCGCTTGATGTCGACCCGGGCGTCCGCGGCGCCGATGCGGCGCTCGATGGCCTCGGTGCCACCGACGTCCTCGGTCGCGATGACCACGGCCGCGGCCGTCACCGCCAGCACCGGCAGGGCGATCATGACCAGCACCAGGGCGGTGCGGGCCCGGGCCCGGCGCGCCTCGCGCCGGGCGATGCGCAGGGCGGGGCGCCAGCCGGCGGCCCAGCTCACCGGGCGGCCTCCTGGTCCAGCAGCGCGTCGACCGGCGAGGATCCGGTCTCGTCGACGACCACCCCGTCGCGGAGGAACACCACCCGGTCCGCCCAGGCCGCGTGCCGCGCCTCGTGGGTCACCAGCACGCCCGCGGCGCCGGCGTCGCAGCGCGCCCGGAGCAGGCGCAGGATCTCCTCGCCGGTCTCGGTGTCCAGGGCGCCGGTCGGCTCGTCGGCCAGGACCAGGCGCCGCTCGCCCACGATGGCCCGGGCGATCGCGACCCGCTGCTGCTGGCCGCCCGACATCTCGTCGGGGAAGCGGTCGGCGAGCTCGGGGATCCCGACCTCCTCCAGGGCCGCGAGCGCGTGCCGGCGGGCGGCGCGGGCGCGCTCGCCGTCGAGCTCCCGCGGGAGGGCGACGTTCTCGGCCGCGGTGAGGGCGGGGATGAGGTTGAAGTCCTGGAAGACGTAGCCCAGCGACGTACGCCGCATCCGCGCGAGCTCCGCGGGCGGCAGCGAGCCCAGGTCGACGCCCTCGACGGCGACCGTGCCGGAGGTCGGCCGGTCCAGCCCGCCGGCCAGGGTCAGCAGCGTCGACTTGCCCGAGCCCGAGGGGCCCATGACCGCGACCAGCTCGCCGGCGTGGGCGGAGAACGAGACGCTGCGCAGCGCGTGGACGGCCGTGTCCCCCTCGCCGTGGACGCGGGTGACCTGCTCGAGGTGGAGCACGGCGCTCATCGGGCCTCCCCCGCCCCGGTCGTGCGCTTCGCGGCCCCGCGGCGGGTGGCCGCGGCCCGCAGCCGCTCGGCGGACTGGCGCAGCCAGCGCTGCTCGGCCCGGCGGAGCCGGTCGTGGTCGACCTCGGTCAGCGCGCTCATCGGGTCCGCTCCTGCTCCGTGCTCGTGGGGGTGGTCGTCTCGGCGGCCTCGGGTGCCGCGGGGCGCTCCAGGGCCGCTCGGCGCAGCCGGGCCTCGCAGTGATCGAGCCAGCGCACCTCGGCCTCGGCGTCGAAGACCAGCGAGTCGAGGACCAGGCTCCAGGCGAGGTCGGCCGGCTCGACCGGGCGGGCGGCGCGGCCGCTGCGCTTGAGCCGGGTGTAGTCCTGCAGCGCGGTCATCGTGGCGCTGCGCTGCTGCTGGATGACGGCGCCGACGTCGACGCCGGGCACGGTCACGGCGAGCGCGAGCTTGATCGCCAGCTCATCGCGCGGCGGCTGGGTCCGGGCCACCGGGGTGGTGAACCAGGCGGCGACCTCCTCGCGGCCGGTGTCGGTGATCCGGTAGACCACGTGTCCCTCGCCGTCGTCGCCCGCGCCCTCGACGAGGCCGTCGCGCTCGAGGCGGGTCAGCGTCGTGTAGACCTGCCCGACGTTCAGCGGCCAGGTGGCCCCGGTCCGCTGCTCGAACTCGCTGCGCAGCTGGTAGCCGTACATGGGCCCCTGCTCGAGCAGCGCCAGGAGCGCCTGCTTCACCGACATGGTCCGACCTCCGCCTTGATGGATACCGAGTATGTATACCACGTATGCATCCGCTCACCCGGTCGCTGCGTCAGGGCAGTGTCGGGGCGGCGTCGGGCCGCGGCGGCGTACCGGGAACCGCAGGGCAGACTGCGCGCATGACGACGACTCTCATCACCGGCGCGTCCAGCGGTCTCGGCGCGGAGATGGCCCGCCAGCTCGCGGCGCGCGGGGACGACCTCGCCCTCTGCGCCCGCCGGCAGGAGCGGCTGACCGAGCTGCGTGCGGAGATCCTCGCCGCCCACCCCGACCGCCGGGTCGAGGTGCGCACGCTCGACGTGCTCGACGAGGACGCCGTCTTCGAGACCTTCCGCGCCTTCCGCCACGACCTCGGCTCGCTCGACCGGGTCGTGGTCAACGCCGGCCTCGGCAAGGGCGCGCCGCTCGGCACCGGCGGCCAGGCCGCCAACCGGGAGACCGCGATGACCAACTTCGTCGGCGCGCTGACCCAGACCGAGGCCGCGATGGAGGCCTTCCGCGACCAGCAGGCCGGCCACCTGGTGATGGTCTCCTCGATGTCGGCCATGCGCGGGATGCCGAAGACGATGACGACGTACGCCGCCACCAAGATCGGTGCGGCGCACCTCGCCGAGGGCATCCGCAACGAGCTGCACGGCAAGCCGTTGGGGCGGACGGTCAAGGTGACCGTGCTCTACCCCGGCTACATCGCCTCGGAGATGAACGAGAAGGTCGCCCAGAAGACCAAGATGATGGTGCCCACCGACGTCGGCGTCCGCGCGATGGTCGAGGCGATCGAGAAGCAGGTCGACTCCGCCTGCGTCCCGCGCCTGCCCTGTGCCCCGCTCTCGGTCGTGATGAAGCACGCCCCGCTCGGGGTGTTCAAGAAGCTGATGTGAGCGCCGCCCCTGCAGGAGTGCCACCTCGACCCTGCAGGGGTGCCACCTCGACCCTGCAGGAGTGCCGCTTCGGCGCGGTCAGCGGTAGGTGAGGACGTCCCCCTCGAGGTGGGCGTGCTCGTTGAAGGTGAGCAGCCGGGCGCCGGTGGAGCCGACGACGACGCGGGAGTAGGAGGAGTTCACGACGACCGTGTTGAACCGGCTCCACAACCGGGCGGTCGTGGCGTCGTCGCCGTCCGGGTCGACCAGCGCGGCGGCGGCGACCGCGATCGGGCCGCCGGAGGTGACCACGACGACCGTGCCGCCGGGGCCGGCCTGTGCGCAGGACCGCTCGAGCGAGCCGCGGACCCGGGCGAGGAAGCCCGGCCACGGCTCGGGGTAGGCCACGTCGTCGTCGCCGCCGGCGGACCACCGGGCGGTGGCCTCCTCGAAGGCGCGCTGGAAGGCGCGCCGGTCCTCGGTGCCCGTGACGAGGTCGGGGTGGGCCGCGACGACGCCGAGGTGGTCGAACTCGTCCCAGCCGGCGTCGACCTCGACGTCGGCCGACCAGCCGCCACCCTCGAGCATCCCCTCGGCGGTCTCGCGGTGGCGGCGCATGTCGCCGCGCACGACGACGTCCGGCTTCACCCCGTGCCGGGCGAGGTGGGCGCCCAGCAGCCGCGCCTGCTCGTGACCGGTCGCGGAGAGCACGTCGTAGTCCTCGGCACCGAAGGAGGCCTGCCCGTGCCGGACCAGGATCAGCACGCCCATCAGGCGGCACCCCCGGTGGGTGCGTCGGCCGGGTGCTCGGCGATCAGCCGGCGGCAGCGCGCCTCGAGGTAGGCCACCACCTGGCCGAGCACCGCGTGGGACTCGTTGGTGGTCTGCCGGTGGACGTAGCGGTACCAGATCTGCTGGGCGATGACGGCCAGCCGGAACAGCCCGAAGACCTCGTAGAACAGCCGCTGCTCGGCGGTGATCTCGAAGCCCATCCGCGCGCAGTACCGCTCGACCAGCTGGTCGCGGGTCCACATGCCCGGGGCGTTGGTCGGCTGGCGGCGGAAGAGCTGGAACAGGTCGTCGTCGGCAGCCTCGACCCAGTAGGCCAGCGTCGAGGAGAGGTCCATGAGCGGGTCCCCCACGGTGGCCATCTCCCAGTCGAGCACCGCGCGCACCTCGAGGCGCCCCTGGCTGTCGTCGAGCACGAGGTTGTCGAAGCGGAAGTCGTTGTGGATCAGCACCTGGGCCACGTCCGCGGGCCGGTGCTCCTCGATCCACGCCATCACGTCGGACCAGTCGCCGGTGTCCTCGGTGCGCGCGTCGGCCATCCGGCCGACCCACCCGCGCACCTGCCGGTCGACGTACCCCTCGCCGCGGCCGAGGTCCGCGAGCTCGGGCACGGCGGCCACGTCGACGGAGTGCAGCGCGACCAGGACGTCGAGCGCCCGCGCGCACAGGTCGTCGGCCTCCTCGGCGCTCACCTCGCGGGGGAACTCCGAGCGCAGGACCAGCCCGGGGACCTTCTCCATGACGTAGAACTCCGAGCCGATCACCGAGGTGTCGGTGCAGTGCCCGACCATCGCGGCGACGTACGGGAAGACGGGCGCGAGCGCGGACTGGATGCGGTGCTCGCGGCCCATGTCGTGCGCGCCGGCCGCCTTCCGCCCGGCCGGCGGGCGGCGCAGGATCAGCTCGCGGTCGCCGGCGAGGAGCAGGTACGTCAGGTTGGACGCGCC is a window encoding:
- a CDS encoding TIGR03084 family metal-binding protein encodes the protein MTLLEDLLADLRAEGDQLAAVVSGLDADGWARPTPAPGWSVATQVAHLVWTDEVALLSALSAAGDETATVAWTALVGQAAADPEGFVDAGAHEIARLAPQALLTRWGAARVALARVLRDLPAGVKMPWFGPPMSAASMATARYMETWAHSLDVHEALGLEPTVTDRVRHVAHLGVRTRDFSFATRGLTPPTEEFRVELAAPGDATWAWGPEGAAQSVTGSAADFCRLVTQRVHRTDTDLVAVGADADRWLDVAQCFAGPPGEGRRPRG
- a CDS encoding TetR/AcrR family transcriptional regulator → MSTPSGSTRLSQEERTRAMRARLLEATVELLVERGFSGTSTTLVSERAGVSRGAQLHHFPTKNALVVAAVEHLSDVRREELAAAAAALPTGRRRTRAVLHMLGDHFASPLFVAALELWVAARTDETLLEAVAPLEQRIGRETHQMAVELLGADESRPGVRELVQATLDLVRGLGLANTITDDARRRRRILDQWADTLDEALAGGARDARDARDTEGER
- a CDS encoding FtsX-like permease family protein; amino-acid sequence: MSWAAGWRPALRIARREARRARARTALVLVMIALPVLAVTAAAVVIATEDVGGTEAIERRIGAADARVDIKRGARSADQAPDPDDVASWSTGGRGAPTPGVAEMEQALGRDVPALPWRQARLAVTTERGVLDAEASEVDLADPLAEGLFRLEDGRLPRAADEVVVNRALAERGFGLGEQVELADGGRFEVVGLGESTSWRTSPVLVGPGPGLVGSRAETTSWLVGGGPVTWSDVRALNGLGALVVSRAVLEDPPPASAVPEEIGYPGGTDDVWLAIVALVAVMVLIEVVLLAGPAFAVGARRQARTLALLAASGGTPRQARRVVLAGGLVLGGLGAVVGVGLGLGAGALAARVLQSYSDQWLGPFDVPWLQVGGVAAFGLVSALLAAVVPAWLASRQDVVAVLAGRRGDPKPSLRSPLLGVVLLGLGAAGSAFGALQGPGGELLIAGSAIPTVLGMVLLVPVVLAALARVSRGLPLVLRYAVRDAARHRTRTVPAVAAVAATVAGVVALGIANASDRAQSEALYSPQLAMGDGIVRGPLTSDADWRRVQQRVESEVAGAVRPARGVSEVVEGDLYRDVAVRASGGGSLLSAYGGVAGTSLLVDDTVPAFVAQALAPGELDRAEAALAAGRAAVLTDRRTVRAESVRLRVVEHPMAGGRGRVVTRAELPAAFVRVRGFDAPVQAVVPPVLAERAGVEVGTVSLQVEGPVSEDVQRDVDEAVAGIDPDLDLYVERGFAADDDTWILMVVLGALGGLLMLGGTLTATSLALSDARPDLATLAAVGAAPRTRRAVAAAYALVVGLVGAVLGAVVGAVPGVAAAYPLTSNEWSGYGPGGDALPDHFLAVPWLLVAVIVVGLPLLSAGLVALTSRSRLPLAARLD
- a CDS encoding ABC transporter ATP-binding protein produces the protein MSAVLHLEQVTRVHGEGDTAVHALRSVSFSAHAGELVAVMGPSGSGKSTLLTLAGGLDRPTSGTVAVEGVDLGSLPPAELARMRRTSLGYVFQDFNLIPALTAAENVALPRELDGERARAARRHALAALEEVGIPELADRFPDEMSGGQQQRVAIARAIVGERRLVLADEPTGALDTETGEEILRLLRARCDAGAAGVLVTHEARHAAWADRVVFLRDGVVVDETGSSPVDALLDQEAAR
- a CDS encoding PadR family transcriptional regulator, translating into MSVKQALLALLEQGPMYGYQLRSEFEQRTGATWPLNVGQVYTTLTRLERDGLVEGAGDDGEGHVVYRITDTGREEVAAWFTTPVARTQPPRDELAIKLALAVTVPGVDVGAVIQQQRSATMTALQDYTRLKRSGRAARPVEPADLAWSLVLDSLVFDAEAEVRWLDHCEARLRRAALERPAAPEAAETTTPTSTEQERTR
- a CDS encoding SDR family oxidoreductase — encoded protein: MTTTLITGASSGLGAEMARQLAARGDDLALCARRQERLTELRAEILAAHPDRRVEVRTLDVLDEDAVFETFRAFRHDLGSLDRVVVNAGLGKGAPLGTGGQAANRETAMTNFVGALTQTEAAMEAFRDQQAGHLVMVSSMSAMRGMPKTMTTYAATKIGAAHLAEGIRNELHGKPLGRTVKVTVLYPGYIASEMNEKVAQKTKMMVPTDVGVRAMVEAIEKQVDSACVPRLPCAPLSVVMKHAPLGVFKKLM
- a CDS encoding histidine phosphatase family protein, whose amino-acid sequence is MGVLILVRHGQASFGAEDYDVLSATGHEQARLLGAHLARHGVKPDVVVRGDMRRHRETAEGMLEGGGWSADVEVDAGWDEFDHLGVVAAHPDLVTGTEDRRAFQRAFEEATARWSAGGDDDVAYPEPWPGFLARVRGSLERSCAQAGPGGTVVVVTSGGPIAVAAAALVDPDGDDATTARLWSRFNTVVVNSSYSRVVVGSTGARLLTFNEHAHLEGDVLTYR
- a CDS encoding phosphotransferase family protein codes for the protein MSADDTGNPAKPVREEDAFDAAAVSAWLEAIGAGVGPIEEVRQFSGGASNLTYLLLAGDRELILRRPPAGRKAAGAHDMGREHRIQSALAPVFPYVAAMVGHCTDTSVIGSEFYVMEKVPGLVLRSEFPREVSAEEADDLCARALDVLVALHSVDVAAVPELADLGRGEGYVDRQVRGWVGRMADARTEDTGDWSDVMAWIEEHRPADVAQVLIHNDFRFDNLVLDDSQGRLEVRAVLDWEMATVGDPLMDLSSTLAYWVEAADDDLFQLFRRQPTNAPGMWTRDQLVERYCARMGFEITAEQRLFYEVFGLFRLAVIAQQIWYRYVHRQTTNESHAVLGQVVAYLEARCRRLIAEHPADAPTGGAA